The following are encoded in a window of Bradyrhizobium sp. WBOS07 genomic DNA:
- a CDS encoding SDR family NAD(P)-dependent oxidoreductase, producing MSKSLQDKVIIVTGAGRGIGREIALLCAGEGAKVVVNDPGGASDGAGSNAAPAEEVVEEIKKRGGTAVANFESVAEAIPASKIVKTATDAFGRLDGVVNNAGILRDMIFHKMSVEAFEAVIKVHLMGSFYVSHAAARIFREQESGSFVHFTSTSGLIGNFGQANYAAAKLGIVGLSKSIALDMGRFNVRSNCVSPFAWTRMIGTIPTETEAEKARVEKIKQMGPEKIAPLCGYLLGDSAKDVTGQIFGVRMNEIFLFSQNRPIRSVQRSEGWTPQSIAEHGMPALKGSFYKLDRSADIFTWDPV from the coding sequence ATGAGCAAATCACTGCAGGACAAGGTCATCATCGTCACCGGCGCAGGCCGCGGCATCGGGCGCGAGATCGCGCTGCTGTGCGCCGGCGAAGGCGCCAAGGTCGTGGTTAACGACCCCGGCGGAGCGTCCGACGGCGCCGGCTCGAACGCGGCGCCCGCCGAGGAGGTGGTCGAGGAGATCAAGAAGCGCGGCGGCACGGCCGTTGCGAACTTCGAGAGCGTCGCGGAAGCGATTCCGGCGAGCAAGATCGTGAAGACGGCGACGGATGCTTTCGGCCGGCTCGACGGCGTCGTCAACAATGCCGGCATCCTGCGCGACATGATCTTCCACAAGATGAGCGTGGAGGCGTTCGAGGCCGTCATCAAGGTGCATCTGATGGGCTCGTTCTATGTCAGCCACGCCGCGGCGCGGATCTTCCGCGAGCAGGAGAGCGGCTCCTTCGTGCACTTCACCTCGACCTCGGGCCTGATTGGCAATTTTGGACAAGCGAACTACGCCGCGGCCAAGCTCGGCATCGTCGGGCTCTCCAAGTCGATCGCGCTCGACATGGGCCGCTTCAACGTCCGCTCCAACTGCGTCTCGCCGTTCGCCTGGACGCGCATGATCGGCACCATCCCGACCGAGACCGAGGCCGAGAAGGCGCGCGTCGAGAAGATCAAGCAGATGGGCCCGGAGAAGATCGCCCCGCTCTGCGGCTATCTGCTCGGCGATTCCGCCAAGGACGTCACCGGGCAGATCTTCGGCGTGCGCATGAACGAAATCTTCCTGTTCAGCCAAAACCGGCCGATCCGCTCGGTGCAGCGGAGCGAGGGCTGGACGCCGCAATCGATCGCCGAACACGGCATGCCGGCGCTGAAGGGCTCGTTCTACAAGCTCGACCGCTCCGCCGACATCTTCACCTGGGATCCGGTGTAA
- the ppc gene encoding phosphoenolpyruvate carboxylase: MSLQTAPSDGTDRANRPDDVQVTEAEARLRDDIRLLGRILGDTVRDQEGADLFDLVERIRQTSIRFHRDEDRLARRELEQILDSMSTSETVRIVRAFSYFSHLANIAEDQNNIRQMRARSANGGGSGVLAETLAHAKAAGISADGLRDFFKTALVSPVLTAHPTEVRRKSTMDREMEVAHLLDRRERVALTAEEAEASDEQLRREVLTLWQTNLLRRTKLTVLDEVANGLSFYDYTFLREVPRLINALEDRLEQGGEQAAGELASFLRMGSWIGGDRDGNPFVTADVMRGTLRLQSSRVMQFYLEELHVLGSELSIAAHLADVSEELRNLAERSPDTSPHRSGEPYRLAVSGIYARLTATAEKLEVEITRRPVGKGAPYTSVKELQADLDVLHRSLISNNARVIARGRLRLLRRAVDCFGFHLARLDIRQNSAVHERTIAELMDAANPGMSYLALGEEARISLLTNELRSTRALVSPFVKYSDETMGELNVFHAAAEAHAKFGSDAIPQCIISMCKGMSDMLEVAVLLKEVGLVHPSGRSAINIVPLFETIEDLQASSGIMDRMLSLHDYRRLVDSRGSVQEVMLGYSDSNKDGGFVTSGWELYKAEINLVEVFERHHVRLRLFHGRGGSVGRGGGPSYDAIIAQPGGAVNGQIRITEQGEIISSKYSNAEVGRNNLEILAAATLEASLLHPRRSAPRREYLTAMDELSNLAFKAYRGLVYETEGFVDYFWSSTVINEIATLNIGSRPASRKKTRAIEDLRAIPWVFSWAQCRLMLPGWYGFGSAVEQWIAAHPDKGMPFLKELYREWPFFRMLLSNMDMVLAKSSIAIASRYAELVPDESLREKIFGRIRREWHASIESLLDIMGQDRLLQSNPLLERSVRHRFPYLDPLNHVQVELLKEHRAQNPDEQVLRGIQLTINGISAGLRNTG; encoded by the coding sequence ATGTCCCTCCAGACCGCACCATCCGACGGCACCGATCGCGCCAACCGGCCTGACGACGTCCAGGTCACGGAAGCCGAGGCGCGGCTGCGGGACGACATCCGCCTGCTCGGGCGCATCCTCGGCGACACCGTGCGCGACCAGGAGGGCGCCGACTTGTTCGATCTGGTCGAGCGCATCCGCCAGACCTCGATCCGGTTTCACCGCGACGAGGACCGGCTCGCCCGCCGCGAGCTCGAGCAGATCCTCGACAGCATGTCGACGTCGGAAACGGTGCGAATCGTCCGCGCCTTCAGCTATTTCTCCCACCTCGCCAATATCGCCGAGGACCAGAATAACATCCGCCAGATGCGTGCCCGCAGCGCCAATGGCGGCGGCTCCGGCGTGCTGGCGGAAACGCTCGCCCACGCCAAGGCGGCGGGTATCAGCGCCGACGGCTTGCGCGACTTTTTCAAGACCGCCCTGGTCAGCCCCGTCCTGACTGCGCATCCGACCGAGGTCCGCCGCAAGAGCACCATGGACCGCGAGATGGAGGTCGCGCACCTGCTCGACCGCCGCGAGCGCGTGGCGCTGACCGCAGAGGAGGCGGAAGCCAGCGACGAGCAGCTCCGCCGCGAGGTGCTGACGCTGTGGCAGACCAATCTCTTGCGACGGACCAAGCTCACCGTGCTCGACGAGGTCGCCAACGGCCTATCGTTCTACGACTACACCTTCCTGCGCGAGGTGCCGCGGCTGATCAACGCGCTGGAGGACCGGCTGGAGCAGGGCGGCGAGCAGGCCGCCGGCGAACTCGCCTCGTTCCTGCGCATGGGCAGCTGGATCGGCGGCGACCGCGACGGCAATCCCTTCGTCACCGCCGACGTGATGCGCGGCACGCTGCGGCTGCAGTCGAGCCGGGTGATGCAGTTCTATCTGGAAGAGCTGCACGTGCTCGGCTCGGAATTGTCGATCGCGGCGCATCTTGCCGACGTCTCGGAGGAGCTGCGCAACCTGGCGGAACGTTCGCCGGACACCTCGCCGCATCGGAGCGGCGAGCCTTATCGCCTCGCGGTCTCAGGCATCTATGCGCGCCTGACCGCGACGGCCGAGAAGCTCGAGGTCGAGATCACGCGCCGGCCGGTCGGCAAGGGTGCGCCTTACACCAGCGTCAAGGAGCTGCAGGCCGATCTCGACGTGCTGCACCGCTCGCTGATCTCCAACAACGCCCGCGTCATCGCCCGCGGCCGGCTGCGGCTGCTCCGCCGCGCGGTGGACTGTTTCGGGTTCCACCTCGCCCGGCTCGATATCCGCCAGAACTCGGCGGTGCACGAGCGCACCATCGCCGAGCTGATGGATGCCGCCAATCCCGGCATGTCCTATCTCGCGCTCGGCGAGGAGGCGCGCATCTCGCTGCTGACGAACGAGTTGCGCTCGACGCGCGCGCTGGTGTCGCCCTTCGTCAAGTACAGCGACGAGACCATGGGCGAGCTCAACGTGTTCCATGCCGCCGCGGAAGCGCACGCGAAGTTCGGCTCGGACGCCATTCCCCAATGCATCATCTCGATGTGCAAGGGCATGTCCGACATGCTCGAGGTGGCCGTGCTCTTGAAGGAGGTCGGCCTCGTTCACCCCTCCGGCCGCAGCGCCATCAACATCGTGCCGCTGTTCGAGACCATCGAGGATCTGCAGGCCTCGTCCGGCATCATGGACCGCATGCTGTCGCTGCACGATTACCGGCGTCTCGTCGACAGCCGCGGCAGCGTACAGGAGGTCATGCTCGGCTATTCGGACTCGAACAAGGACGGCGGCTTCGTCACCTCGGGCTGGGAGCTCTACAAGGCCGAGATCAATCTCGTCGAAGTGTTCGAGCGCCATCACGTGCGCTTGCGCCTGTTTCACGGCCGCGGCGGCTCGGTTGGCCGCGGCGGCGGGCCGAGTTACGACGCCATCATCGCGCAGCCCGGCGGCGCGGTGAACGGCCAGATCCGCATCACCGAGCAGGGCGAGATCATCTCGTCGAAATATTCCAACGCCGAAGTCGGCCGTAACAATCTGGAGATCCTCGCCGCCGCAACGCTGGAGGCCAGCCTGCTGCATCCGCGCCGGAGCGCGCCGCGCCGCGAATATCTGACCGCGATGGACGAGTTGTCGAACCTCGCCTTCAAGGCCTATCGCGGTCTCGTCTACGAAACCGAGGGCTTCGTCGATTACTTCTGGTCATCGACCGTCATCAACGAGATCGCGACGCTGAACATCGGCAGCCGCCCGGCCTCGCGCAAGAAGACCCGGGCGATCGAGGATCTACGCGCTATTCCCTGGGTGTTCTCCTGGGCGCAGTGCCGGCTGATGCTGCCGGGCTGGTACGGTTTTGGCAGCGCGGTCGAGCAGTGGATCGCCGCGCATCCCGACAAGGGCATGCCGTTCCTGAAAGAGCTCTACCGGGAATGGCCGTTCTTTCGCATGCTGCTGTCGAACATGGACATGGTGCTGGCGAAGAGCTCGATCGCGATCGCCTCGCGCTATGCCGAGCTCGTGCCCGACGAGTCCTTGCGGGAGAAGATCTTCGGCCGCATCCGCCGCGAATGGCACGCCTCGATCGAGAGCCTGCTCGATATCATGGGTCAGGATCGCTTGCTTCAAAGCAACCCGCTGCTGGAGCGATCGGTCCGCCACCGCTTCCCCTATCTTGACCCGCTCAACCACGTGCAGGTTGAGCTCCTGAAGGAGCACCGCGCGCAGAACCCGGACGAGCAGGTGCTGCGGGGCATTCAGCTGACGATCAACGGGATTTCGGCGGGGTTGCGAAATACGGGGTAG
- a CDS encoding acyl-CoA synthetase: MSETSDFLGIVSGDRRRTHTDVAVRADRIASGLAKLGVRPGDCVCMLMRNDIAFLEAAYAAMRLGAYGVPINWHFKPEEINYILNDTGTSVLIGHADMLHALRDAIPKGVTVLSVPTPPEILSSYKIDPDHLRTPDFAIDFESWLAQHPPYDGPLVPQPMNMIYTSGTTGHPKGVRRNAPTPEQQAAGERMRAMIYGLKPGARALLPGPLYHSAPNSFGIRAGKLGGALVLMPRFEAEEFLEAIERYQIDTIFMVPTMFIRLMKLPEAVRNKYDVSSLRHVIHAAAPCPADVKRAMIEWWGPVIYEFYGSTESSAVTFATSEDALKKPGTVGRISPGAELRFLGEDGRVLGTGEIGEIYSRMAELADFTYHNKPEKRAEIDRDGFITSGDVGYIDEDGYVFICDRKRDMVISGGVNIYPAEIESVLHAVSGVHDCAVFGIPDAEFGEALMAVVEPQAGVTLDASDVRAALRSHLADYKVPKHIEIRSGLPREDSGKIFKRRLRDPYWEQAGRKI, from the coding sequence ATGAGCGAAACGTCTGACTTCCTCGGCATCGTCTCCGGCGACCGCCGACGCACCCACACCGACGTCGCCGTCCGCGCCGACCGCATCGCCTCCGGCCTCGCCAAGCTCGGCGTCCGTCCGGGCGATTGCGTCTGCATGCTGATGCGCAACGACATCGCGTTCCTGGAGGCTGCCTACGCCGCGATGCGCCTCGGTGCCTATGGCGTGCCGATCAACTGGCACTTCAAGCCGGAGGAGATCAACTACATCCTGAACGACACCGGCACATCCGTGCTGATCGGACATGCCGACATGCTGCACGCCCTGCGCGATGCGATTCCGAAAGGCGTTACCGTGCTCAGCGTGCCGACCCCGCCGGAGATCCTGTCCAGCTACAAGATCGATCCCGATCATCTGAGGACGCCGGACTTCGCGATCGATTTCGAATCCTGGCTCGCGCAGCACCCGCCCTATGACGGCCCGCTCGTGCCGCAGCCGATGAACATGATCTACACGTCAGGCACGACCGGTCATCCCAAGGGCGTCCGGCGCAACGCGCCGACGCCGGAGCAGCAGGCGGCCGGCGAGCGCATGCGCGCGATGATCTACGGGCTCAAGCCCGGCGCGCGTGCGCTGCTGCCGGGCCCGCTCTATCATTCCGCGCCGAACTCCTTCGGCATCCGCGCCGGCAAGCTCGGCGGCGCGTTGGTGCTGATGCCGCGTTTCGAAGCCGAGGAGTTTCTCGAAGCGATCGAGCGCTACCAAATCGACACCATCTTCATGGTGCCGACCATGTTCATCCGCCTGATGAAGCTGCCGGAGGCGGTCCGCAACAAATACGACGTCTCCTCGCTGCGCCACGTCATCCACGCCGCCGCGCCGTGCCCGGCCGACGTCAAGCGCGCCATGATCGAATGGTGGGGGCCGGTGATCTACGAGTTCTACGGCTCGACCGAATCCAGCGCCGTCACCTTTGCGACCTCGGAGGATGCGCTGAAGAAGCCCGGCACGGTCGGCAGGATCTCGCCCGGCGCTGAGCTGCGCTTCCTCGGTGAGGACGGCCGCGTGCTCGGCACGGGCGAGATCGGCGAGATCTACTCCCGCATGGCGGAACTGGCCGATTTCACCTACCACAACAAGCCGGAGAAGCGGGCCGAGATCGACCGCGACGGCTTCATCACCTCCGGCGATGTCGGCTATATTGACGAGGACGGCTACGTCTTCATCTGCGACCGCAAGCGCGACATGGTGATCTCGGGCGGCGTCAACATCTATCCGGCGGAGATCGAATCCGTACTACACGCCGTATCAGGCGTGCACGATTGCGCCGTGTTCGGCATCCCCGATGCCGAGTTCGGCGAGGCGCTGATGGCCGTGGTCGAGCCGCAAGCCGGCGTCACGCTCGACGCGTCCGATGTCCGCGCCGCGCTGAGGTCGCATCTGGCCGACTACAAGGTGCCGAAGCACATCGAGATCCGCTCCGGCCTGCCGCGCGAAGACTCGGGAAAAATCTTCAAGCGCCGCCTGCGCGATCCCTATTGGGAGCAGGCAGGCCGGAAAATTTAA
- a CDS encoding SMP-30/gluconolactonase/LRE family protein has translation MTRILTNSDDTIVGGGLGRRTLLKGAAALATSTVLASQADARDFGANAEPQRYPDPDIVVIDPKRFKAKVGNTAIKRLYTGCLWAEGPAWNAQGQYLVWSDIPANRQLRYLDDDGHISEQFRKPSNESNGNSFDTEGRQLTAERTRLVRFEHDGSLTTLAEQANGKPLNGPNDMVVHPNDKAIWFTDPGYGAISIYEGKLAKTGSPQPHQKEAVYRLDTQTGQVAKVADEPFKPNGIAFSHDYKKLYVCDTGVTHYPQAENVVWSYDIDGAKLSNPKKLIDMKLDGKSGFPDGLRVDTEGNIWVGAGWVGPGYDGVQVFAPSDGARIGQILLPETCANVCFGGKKRNRLFMTASQSLYAVYVETQGAHFC, from the coding sequence ATGACAAGAATACTGACCAACTCCGACGACACGATTGTCGGCGGCGGCCTTGGCCGCCGCACGCTCCTCAAGGGCGCGGCGGCACTCGCCACCTCGACCGTCCTGGCATCACAGGCCGATGCCCGCGACTTCGGCGCCAATGCCGAGCCGCAGCGCTATCCCGACCCCGACATCGTCGTGATCGACCCCAAGCGCTTCAAGGCCAAGGTCGGCAACACCGCGATCAAGCGGCTCTACACCGGCTGCCTTTGGGCGGAAGGGCCGGCGTGGAATGCGCAGGGTCAATATCTGGTCTGGAGCGACATCCCCGCCAACCGGCAACTCCGTTATCTCGATGACGACGGCCACATCTCCGAGCAGTTCCGCAAGCCCTCGAACGAGTCGAACGGCAACTCGTTCGATACCGAGGGGCGTCAGCTCACCGCCGAGCGCACCCGCCTCGTCCGCTTTGAGCATGACGGCTCGTTGACGACGCTGGCGGAGCAGGCCAATGGCAAGCCGCTCAATGGGCCGAACGACATGGTCGTGCATCCCAACGACAAGGCGATCTGGTTCACCGATCCCGGCTATGGCGCGATCAGCATCTATGAAGGCAAGCTTGCCAAGACCGGCTCGCCGCAGCCGCATCAGAAGGAAGCCGTCTATCGCCTCGACACCCAGACCGGGCAGGTCGCGAAGGTCGCGGACGAGCCGTTCAAACCGAACGGCATCGCATTCAGCCACGATTACAAGAAGCTCTATGTCTGTGACACCGGGGTTACGCATTATCCGCAAGCGGAGAATGTGGTGTGGTCTTACGACATCGACGGAGCGAAGCTGTCGAACCCGAAGAAGCTGATCGACATGAAGCTCGACGGCAAATCGGGCTTCCCCGACGGCCTGCGCGTCGACACCGAGGGCAACATCTGGGTCGGCGCCGGCTGGGTCGGTCCCGGCTACGACGGCGTGCAGGTGTTCGCACCGAGCGACGGGGCGCGGATCGGGCAGATCCTGTTGCCGGAGACCTGTGCCAACGTCTGCTTCGGTGGCAAGAAGCGCAACCGCCTGTTCATGACCGCGAGCCAATCGCTCTATGCGGTCTATGTGGAGACGCAGGGCGCGCACTTCTGTTGA
- a CDS encoding thiolase yields MRRNQVAVVGAAETTELGVIPNASQLQLHADAALNAIADAGLKLSDIDGFATAVETPQQVCHYLGIKPTWVDGTSVGGCSFMLHVRHAAAAIEAGLCKTVLITHAESGKSMIGKLPRSTPADSLNGQFEAPYGVYGPPSMFPIPVLRFMKTYGITHEQLASVAVVQREWAAKNPRAMMKDPITVADVLNSRMIAYPFRLLQCCLVTDGGGALILTSADRAKDFPRKPVYIMGTGESVETPMVSQMETFNSSRAFKTAGPLAFKEAGIAHEDVDHLMIYDAFAHLPLFGLGDLGFMPYEETGQFIADGNTRPGGKLPLNTNGGGLSYMHSGMYGMYALQESVRQMRGIAPAQVANAKISVCHGVGGMFAASGTIVFTNER; encoded by the coding sequence ATGCGCAGGAACCAGGTTGCCGTCGTCGGCGCGGCCGAGACCACCGAGCTCGGGGTAATCCCGAACGCCTCGCAGCTGCAGCTGCACGCGGATGCCGCGCTCAACGCCATCGCGGATGCCGGGCTGAAGCTCTCCGACATCGACGGCTTCGCCACCGCGGTCGAGACGCCGCAGCAGGTCTGCCACTATCTCGGCATCAAGCCGACCTGGGTCGACGGCACCTCCGTCGGCGGCTGCTCCTTCATGCTGCACGTCCGCCATGCCGCTGCCGCGATCGAGGCCGGCCTATGCAAGACCGTGCTGATCACCCATGCCGAGAGCGGCAAGTCGATGATCGGCAAACTGCCGCGCTCGACACCAGCGGACAGCCTCAACGGCCAGTTCGAGGCGCCCTACGGCGTCTATGGGCCGCCCAGCATGTTCCCGATTCCCGTGCTGCGCTTCATGAAGACCTATGGCATCACGCACGAGCAGCTTGCCTCGGTGGCGGTGGTGCAGCGGGAATGGGCGGCGAAGAATCCGCGTGCGATGATGAAGGACCCGATCACGGTCGCCGACGTCCTGAATTCGCGCATGATCGCCTACCCGTTCCGTCTGCTGCAATGCTGCCTCGTCACCGACGGCGGCGGCGCGCTGATCCTGACCTCGGCCGACCGCGCCAAGGATTTTCCGCGGAAGCCCGTCTATATCATGGGTACCGGCGAGAGCGTGGAGACGCCGATGGTCAGCCAGATGGAGACCTTCAACTCCTCGCGCGCGTTCAAGACCGCGGGGCCGCTGGCCTTCAAGGAGGCCGGCATCGCGCATGAGGACGTCGACCATCTCATGATCTATGATGCGTTCGCGCATTTGCCGCTGTTCGGCCTCGGCGACCTCGGCTTCATGCCGTACGAAGAGACCGGCCAGTTCATCGCCGACGGCAACACGCGGCCCGGCGGCAAGCTGCCGCTCAACACCAATGGCGGCGGATTGAGCTACATGCATTCGGGCATGTACGGCATGTACGCGCTGCAAGAGAGCGTGCGGCAGATGCGCGGTATTGCGCCGGCGCAGGTAGCCAACGCGAAGATATCGGTGTGCCACGGCGTCGGCGGCATGTTCGCGGCAAGTGGCACGATCGTGTTTACGAACGAGCGGTAA
- a CDS encoding YccF domain-containing protein, which translates to MTPVSMLLNILWILFGGAWMAFGWVIAAVIMAITIIGLPWARAAFNIAVYTLLPFGSRAVNRYDVTGVEDIGTGPLGVIGNIIWFVLAGWWLALGHLLTALALAITIIGIPFAWAHLKLAGIALWPIGKVIVPA; encoded by the coding sequence ATGACCCCCGTCTCCATGCTCCTCAACATCCTCTGGATCCTCTTCGGCGGCGCCTGGATGGCGTTCGGCTGGGTGATCGCCGCGGTCATCATGGCCATCACCATCATCGGGCTGCCCTGGGCGCGGGCGGCGTTCAACATCGCCGTCTACACGCTGCTGCCGTTCGGCTCGCGGGCCGTCAACCGCTACGACGTCACCGGCGTCGAGGATATCGGCACCGGCCCGCTCGGGGTGATCGGCAACATCATCTGGTTCGTGCTCGCCGGCTGGTGGCTGGCGCTCGGCCACTTGTTGACCGCACTGGCGCTCGCGATCACCATCATCGGCATCCCTTTCGCATGGGCCCATCTCAAGCTCGCCGGCATCGCGCTGTGGCCGATCGGCAAGGTGATCGTGCCGGCTTGA
- a CDS encoding crotonase/enoyl-CoA hydratase family protein, with translation MEERVSISISEGVADVRLVRADKMNALDQAMFEALVAATERLSKEKSLRAVVLSGEGRAFCAGLDMGRFAAMKEKGGNGIPGGENRDLTKRTHGQANFAQQAVWGWRQLPVPVIAAVHGVAFGGGFQLSLGADMRFLSADARMSIMEIKWGLVPDMAGTPILASLVRDDILRDLTYTGRIFSAQEAMTYGLATRICDDPRAAALEAAREIAGKSPDAIRAAKRMLNNLSVDPGSALLAESVEQQKLIGSPNQTEAVRANIEKRAPKFAD, from the coding sequence TCGATCTCGGAAGGCGTCGCCGACGTGCGCCTGGTGCGCGCCGACAAGATGAACGCGCTGGATCAGGCCATGTTCGAGGCGCTCGTCGCCGCAACCGAGCGGCTTTCGAAGGAGAAAAGCCTGCGCGCCGTCGTGCTCTCCGGCGAGGGCCGCGCCTTCTGCGCCGGGCTCGACATGGGGCGTTTTGCCGCCATGAAGGAGAAGGGCGGCAACGGAATTCCGGGTGGCGAAAATCGCGATCTCACCAAGCGCACGCACGGCCAGGCGAACTTTGCGCAACAGGCGGTGTGGGGCTGGCGCCAGCTTCCCGTGCCTGTGATCGCGGCCGTGCACGGCGTTGCCTTCGGCGGCGGCTTCCAGCTCTCGCTCGGCGCCGACATGCGCTTTCTGTCGGCGGATGCGCGGATGTCGATCATGGAGATCAAATGGGGCCTCGTGCCCGACATGGCGGGCACGCCGATCCTGGCGAGCCTCGTGCGCGACGACATCCTGCGCGATCTCACCTATACCGGCCGCATCTTCTCCGCGCAGGAAGCAATGACATACGGCCTCGCCACGCGCATCTGCGATGATCCGCGTGCGGCGGCGCTCGAGGCCGCGCGCGAGATCGCGGGAAAAAGCCCCGACGCGATCCGCGCCGCCAAGCGGATGCTGAACAATCTCTCGGTCGATCCTGGTTCGGCGCTGCTCGCCGAGTCCGTCGAGCAGCAGAAGCTGATCGGCAGCCCGAACCAGACCGAAGCGGTCCGCGCCAACATCGAGAAGCGCGCGCCGAAGTTTGCGGATTAG
- a CDS encoding enoyl-CoA hydratase/isomerase family protein: protein MTDAANEVLYTIADHIATITLNAPERMNTISGPMLNDLARLLTEANEDKNVRVVILTGKGRAFCAGLDLRKERDGNGLSAASSPTTINLRNTPPTVLQAMDKPTICAVNGGAAGYGMDTALGCDIRIMAESSKLAAAFVKRGVVPESGGTWLLPRMLGWARASELIFTGRTLSARECLEWGLANEVVPDAELMNRAMAVAREIAANAPLAVQASKRMMRMGLNENFSDHVHHVYLQLLPLFKTQDMAEGMKAFMEKREPRFEGR, encoded by the coding sequence ATGACCGACGCCGCCAACGAAGTCCTCTACACAATCGCCGATCACATCGCGACCATCACGCTCAACGCGCCGGAGCGCATGAACACCATCTCCGGCCCGATGCTGAACGATCTGGCGCGGCTGCTGACCGAAGCCAACGAGGACAAGAACGTCCGGGTCGTGATCCTCACCGGCAAGGGCAGGGCGTTCTGCGCCGGGCTTGATCTCCGCAAGGAGCGTGACGGCAACGGCCTCAGCGCCGCGTCCTCGCCGACCACGATCAACCTCCGCAACACGCCGCCGACGGTGCTACAAGCGATGGACAAGCCGACCATCTGCGCCGTCAACGGCGGCGCCGCCGGCTACGGCATGGACACCGCGCTCGGCTGCGACATCCGCATCATGGCGGAATCGTCGAAGCTCGCCGCCGCCTTCGTCAAGCGCGGCGTGGTGCCGGAATCCGGCGGCACCTGGCTGCTGCCACGCATGCTCGGCTGGGCCAGGGCCTCCGAGCTGATCTTCACCGGCCGCACGCTAAGCGCCCGCGAGTGCCTGGAATGGGGCCTCGCCAACGAAGTCGTGCCGGATGCCGAGCTGATGAATCGCGCCATGGCCGTCGCGCGCGAGATCGCCGCCAATGCGCCGCTCGCGGTGCAAGCCTCGAAGCGCATGATGCGGATGGGCCTGAACGAGAACTTCTCCGACCACGTCCACCACGTCTATCTCCAGCTCCTGCCGCTGTTCAAAACGCAGGACATGGCCGAAGGCATGAAAGCGTTCATGGAGAAGCGCGAGCCGAGATTCGAAGGGCGGTAG
- a CDS encoding Zn-ribbon domain-containing OB-fold protein, which translates to MAEPQRARPKPTPETQHFWDGTKAGELRLQRCDACAHVYFPPRPFCPSCASRKVSIFKASGKGFLYSYVINHRPAAPGFTPPYAIAVVELDEGPRMMSNIIDCPQTPEALELDMKLEVAFQALDDKITLPVFRPAKG; encoded by the coding sequence ATGGCCGAACCGCAGCGCGCGCGACCGAAACCGACGCCGGAGACCCAGCATTTCTGGGACGGCACCAAAGCCGGCGAATTACGCCTGCAGCGCTGCGACGCCTGCGCGCATGTCTACTTCCCGCCGCGCCCGTTCTGCCCGTCCTGCGCCTCACGCAAGGTCAGCATCTTCAAGGCGAGCGGCAAGGGCTTCCTCTACAGCTACGTGATCAACCACCGTCCCGCTGCGCCCGGCTTCACGCCGCCTTACGCGATCGCCGTGGTCGAGCTCGACGAGGGCCCGCGGATGATGAGCAACATCATCGACTGCCCGCAGACTCCCGAAGCGCTCGAGCTCGACATGAAGCTCGAGGTCGCCTTCCAGGCGCTCGACGACAAGATCACCCTTCCCGTCTTCCGTCCGGCGAAGGGGTAG